A single Phragmites australis chromosome 4, lpPhrAust1.1, whole genome shotgun sequence DNA region contains:
- the LOC133916185 gene encoding ricin B-like lectin R40C1, translating into MFGIGHHGHHGQNPPAHPPPGAPGVHQPTFKIFCKADEGYCLTVRDGNVVLAPSNPRDDHQHWYKDMRFSTQIKDEEGNPAFAIVNKATGLAIKHSLGQSHPVKLVPFNPEYLDESVMWTESRDVGKGFRCIRMVNNIRLNFDAFHGDKDHGGVHDGTTVVLWEWAKGDNQSWKILPWGDEAHAGGSAANAPRGGGHEPTVRIYCKADEGFSVTVRDGTVCLAPTNPRDEYQHWIKDMRHSNSIKDEEGYPAFALVNRVTGEAIKHSQGEGHPVKLVPYNPNYQDESVLWTESRDVGHGFHCVRMVNNIYLNFDALHGDKDHGGVRDGTNVVLWKWCEGDNQRWKVVPW; encoded by the exons ATGTTCGGCATcgggcaccacggccaccacGGCCAGAACCCGCCGGCGCACCCCCCGCCCGGCGCCCCCGGCGTGCACCAGCCcaccttcaaaatcttctgcaAGGCCGACGAGGGGTACTGCCTCACCGTCCGCGACGGCAACGTCGTCCTCGCCCCCTCCAACCCGCGCGACGACCACCAGCACTGGTACAAGGACATGCGCTTTAGCACCCAGATCAAGGACGAGGAGGGCAACCCGGCCTTCGCCATCGTCAACAAGGCCACCGGACTCGCCATCAAGCACTCCCTGGGCCAGTCCCACCCG GTGAAGCTGGTGCCGTTCAACCCGGAGTACCTGGACGAGTCCGTGATGTGGACGGAGAGCCGCGACGTCGGCAAGGGCTTCCGCTGCATCCGCATGGTGAACAACATCCGCCTCAACTTCGACGCCTTCCACGGCGACAAGGACCACGGCGGCGTGCACGACGGCACTACCGTCGTGCTCTGGGAGTGGGCCAAGGGTGACAACCAGAGCTGGAAGATCCTCCCCTGGGGCGACGAGGCCCACGCCGGCGGCAGCGCCGCCAACGcgccccgcggcggcggccacgaGCCCACCGTCCGCATCTACTGCAAGGCAGACGAGGGGTTCAGCGTTACCGTTCGCGACGGCACCGTCTGCCTCGCGCCCACCAACCCGCGCGACGAGTATCAGCACTGGATCAAGGACATGCGCCACAGCAACAGCATCAAGGACGAGGAGGGGTACCCCGCCTTTGCCCTCGTCAACAGGGTCACCGGCGAGGCCATCAAGCATTCCCAAGGCGAAGGCCACCCT GTGAAGCTCGTGCCATACAACCCCAACTATCAGGACGAGTCGGTGCTGTGGACGGAGAGCCGCGACGTCGGGCACGGCTTCCACTGCGTCCGCATGGTGAACAACATCTACCTCAACTTCGACGCCCTCCACGGCGACAAGGACCACGGCGGGGTGCGCGACGGCACCAACGTCGTGCTCTGGAAGTGGTGCGAGGGCGACAACCAGCGGTGGAAGGTCGTCCCCTGGT AA